A region of Streptomyces halobius DNA encodes the following proteins:
- a CDS encoding LacI family DNA-binding transcriptional regulator, with product MTAAGKHQVSRSTGRRLGRAGIRDVAAAAGVSITTVSDALNGKGRLPDATRSHVREVADRLGYRPSAAARTLRTGKSGLIGLTVTTYGDEPFTFTEFAYFAEMARAATSAALARGYALVILPATSRHDVWSNVALDGTVVIDPADGDPVVTELVRHGIPVVSDGRPGGTLPVTGWVDNDHEAAVLGLLDHLADAGARRIGLLTGTTTDTYTRLSTTAYLRWCDRVGQDPVYESYPAHDPCAGAIAADRLLARPDRPDAVYGLFDPNGTDLLAAARRYGLRVPEDLLLVCCSESTGYATTEPPITTLSLKPRRIGTAVVQILIDAIEGLDNGRPIEQVIPTDLIVRTSSQRRSPRTTISPPRRPAGD from the coding sequence ATGACAGCAGCAGGGAAGCACCAGGTGAGCCGGTCGACGGGTCGCCGGCTGGGGCGGGCGGGCATCCGGGACGTGGCCGCCGCAGCCGGTGTATCGATCACGACTGTCTCCGACGCGCTCAACGGCAAGGGCCGGCTTCCGGACGCCACCCGTAGCCATGTCCGCGAGGTGGCCGACCGGCTGGGCTACCGCCCGTCCGCAGCCGCCCGCACGCTCCGTACCGGCAAGTCAGGACTCATCGGTCTGACCGTGACCACGTACGGGGATGAACCTTTCACCTTCACCGAATTCGCGTACTTCGCCGAGATGGCCAGAGCCGCCACCTCCGCGGCACTGGCCCGCGGGTATGCGCTGGTCATCCTGCCCGCGACCTCCCGCCACGACGTGTGGTCCAACGTCGCGCTGGACGGCACCGTCGTCATCGACCCCGCCGACGGCGATCCCGTGGTGACCGAACTGGTCCGGCACGGCATCCCCGTCGTCTCCGACGGCCGGCCGGGCGGCACCCTCCCGGTCACCGGCTGGGTCGACAACGACCACGAAGCGGCCGTCCTCGGTCTGCTCGACCACCTCGCCGACGCCGGCGCCCGCCGTATCGGGCTGCTCACCGGCACCACCACCGACACCTACACCCGGCTGTCGACCACCGCCTATCTGCGGTGGTGCGACCGGGTCGGCCAGGATCCGGTGTACGAGTCCTACCCGGCACACGACCCGTGCGCGGGCGCCATCGCCGCCGACCGGCTGCTGGCCCGGCCCGACCGGCCGGACGCCGTCTACGGACTCTTCGACCCCAACGGCACCGATCTGCTCGCCGCCGCCCGGCGCTACGGCCTGCGCGTTCCCGAGGATCTGCTGCTGGTCTGCTGCAGCGAGTCGACCGGCTACGCCACCACCGAGCCGCCCATCACCACCCTGTCCCTCAAACCGCGCCGCATCGGCACCGCCGTCGTGCAGATCCTCATCGACGCCATCGAGGGACTCGACAACGGCCGGCCCATCGAACAGGTGATACCGACCGATCTGATCGTCCGGACCTCGTCCCAGCGACGTTCCCCACGGACGACGATCAGCCCGCCGCGGAGACCCGCGGGCGACTGA
- a CDS encoding metallophosphoesterase, with protein MTQGASQGSMVWTMAGPTPASPPPSGPHAGTPAGPPPMPPAGPPVHLPAGPPAAPPAAPPVVPPPAPPVELPEEYTPTARDLPVIGAGHTDTLIDRPAADFAPAPETDSDAPEGMGPLYVVGDVHGYYDELREALAAEGLIDADGNWAAGNTRLWFLGDFTDRGPDGIGVIDLVMQLSAQAAAAGGYCKALMGNHELLLLGAKRFGDTPVQSGAGTASFQAAWLLNGGQKSDMDRLEDHHLQWMARLDAVMEEDGHLLLHSDTTAYLDYGNSIEAVNDTVHDVLTRSDADEVWDLFRKFTKRFAFRDESGSQAVRGLLAAYGGERIVHGHSPIPYLLGEVGTEDGEGDGIAVDGPHVYADGLAIAMDGGITMAGKLLVVQLPLSG; from the coding sequence ATGACTCAGGGGGCCAGTCAGGGATCCATGGTGTGGACCATGGCGGGACCAACTCCGGCGTCTCCTCCTCCGTCCGGACCGCACGCGGGCACGCCCGCCGGTCCGCCCCCGATGCCGCCCGCCGGCCCACCGGTCCACCTGCCCGCGGGCCCCCCGGCCGCGCCGCCCGCCGCGCCCCCTGTGGTGCCGCCGCCCGCCCCGCCGGTCGAACTGCCCGAGGAGTACACGCCGACCGCACGCGACCTCCCGGTCATCGGCGCGGGCCATACGGACACCCTCATCGACCGTCCGGCCGCCGACTTCGCGCCGGCGCCCGAGACCGACTCCGACGCGCCCGAAGGCATGGGCCCGTTGTACGTCGTCGGCGATGTGCACGGCTATTACGACGAGCTGCGCGAAGCACTCGCGGCCGAAGGGCTGATCGACGCCGACGGCAACTGGGCGGCCGGCAACACCCGGCTGTGGTTCCTCGGCGACTTCACCGACCGCGGCCCCGACGGCATCGGCGTCATCGATCTCGTCATGCAGCTCTCCGCACAGGCCGCGGCGGCCGGCGGCTACTGCAAGGCCCTGATGGGCAACCACGAACTGCTGCTGCTGGGCGCCAAGCGGTTCGGCGACACCCCCGTCCAGTCCGGCGCCGGCACCGCCTCGTTCCAGGCGGCGTGGCTGCTCAACGGCGGCCAGAAGTCCGATATGGACCGCCTGGAGGACCACCACCTGCAGTGGATGGCCCGCCTTGACGCCGTGATGGAGGAGGACGGGCATCTGCTCCTGCACTCCGACACCACCGCCTACCTCGACTACGGCAACTCCATCGAGGCCGTCAACGACACCGTCCACGACGTCCTCACCCGCAGCGACGCCGATGAAGTCTGGGATCTTTTCCGCAAGTTCACCAAACGCTTCGCCTTCCGTGACGAGTCCGGCTCGCAGGCCGTGCGCGGACTCCTGGCCGCTTACGGCGGAGAGCGCATCGTGCACGGCCACAGCCCGATCCCGTATCTGCTGGGCGAGGTCGGCACGGAGGACGGCGAGGGCGACGGTATCGCCGTCGACGGTCCGCATGTCTACGCCGACGGTCTCGCCATCGCGATGGACGGCGGGATCACCATGGCCGGAAAGCTGCTGGTCGTTCAACTTCCGCTGAGTGGCTGA
- the thiC gene encoding phosphomethylpyrimidine synthase ThiC yields the protein MTLQDARTPENKAADGTEPRIGWHKGYVSGSRPDLRVPVRRVHLTNGNDVTLYDTSGPYTDPQIETDVRRGLAPLRENWIIARGDTEEYAGRPMRPEDDGIKHTAPRGGLKNLDAVFPGRPRQPRRGRNGAAVTQLAYARRGEITAEMEYVAIRENVTPEFVRDEIAAGRAVLPANVNHPEIEPMIIGKNFLVKVNANIGNSAVTSSIEEEVEKMTWATRWGADTVMDLSTGRNIHTTREWVLRNSPVPIGTVPLYQALEKVDGKAEELTWEIYKDTVIEQAEQGVDYMTVHAGVLLRYVPLTARRKTGIVSRGGSIMAAWCLAHHKESFLYTHFEELCEILAAYDVTYSLGDGLRPGSIADANDEAQFAELRTLGELNTIAKRHGVQTMIEGPGHVPMHKIKENIDLQQEICEEAPFYTLGPLTTDIAPAYDHITSGIGAAMIAWWGTAMLCYVTPKEHLGLPDRDDVKTGVITYKIAAHAADVAKGHPGAQEWDDALSDARFEFRWEDQFNLALDPDTARAFHDETLPAEPAKTAHFCSMCGPKFCSMKISRSITEQFAPDLAGPVSDEEIEAGMLEKSKEFAASGNRVYLPLAD from the coding sequence ATGACTCTGCAGGATGCACGCACGCCCGAAAACAAGGCCGCCGACGGCACCGAGCCGCGGATCGGCTGGCACAAGGGCTATGTCTCCGGATCGCGCCCCGATCTCCGGGTCCCCGTCCGGAGGGTGCACCTCACCAATGGCAACGACGTCACGCTCTACGACACGTCAGGGCCGTACACCGACCCCCAGATCGAAACCGACGTCCGCCGCGGTCTCGCCCCGCTGCGTGAGAACTGGATCATCGCCCGGGGGGACACCGAGGAGTACGCGGGCCGCCCGATGCGTCCTGAGGACGACGGCATCAAGCACACCGCGCCGCGCGGCGGCCTCAAGAACCTCGACGCGGTCTTCCCCGGCCGCCCCCGACAGCCGCGCCGCGGCCGGAACGGCGCCGCGGTCACCCAGCTCGCCTACGCCCGGCGCGGCGAGATCACCGCGGAGATGGAGTACGTGGCCATCCGCGAGAACGTCACGCCCGAGTTCGTCCGCGACGAGATCGCGGCCGGGCGCGCAGTGCTGCCCGCCAACGTCAACCACCCGGAGATCGAGCCGATGATCATCGGCAAGAACTTCCTGGTGAAGGTGAACGCCAACATCGGTAATTCGGCGGTCACTTCCTCCATCGAGGAAGAGGTGGAGAAGATGACCTGGGCGACCCGCTGGGGCGCCGACACGGTCATGGACCTCTCGACCGGCCGCAACATCCACACCACCCGCGAGTGGGTGCTGCGCAACTCCCCCGTCCCCATCGGCACCGTCCCCCTCTACCAGGCGCTGGAGAAGGTCGACGGCAAGGCCGAGGAACTGACCTGGGAGATCTACAAGGACACGGTCATCGAGCAGGCCGAACAGGGCGTCGACTACATGACGGTGCACGCCGGCGTGCTGCTCCGCTATGTCCCGCTCACGGCCCGCCGCAAGACCGGCATCGTCTCGCGCGGTGGCTCGATCATGGCCGCCTGGTGCCTCGCCCACCACAAGGAGTCGTTCCTCTACACGCACTTCGAGGAGCTCTGCGAGATCCTCGCCGCGTACGACGTCACCTACTCCCTCGGCGACGGCCTGCGCCCCGGCTCCATCGCGGACGCCAACGACGAGGCGCAGTTCGCGGAGCTGCGCACACTCGGCGAGCTGAACACCATCGCCAAGCGGCATGGCGTCCAGACGATGATCGAGGGCCCGGGACACGTCCCGATGCACAAGATCAAGGAGAACATCGACCTCCAGCAGGAGATCTGCGAAGAGGCCCCGTTCTACACCCTCGGCCCGCTCACCACCGACATCGCGCCCGCCTACGACCACATCACCTCCGGCATCGGCGCCGCGATGATCGCCTGGTGGGGCACCGCGATGCTCTGCTACGTCACGCCCAAGGAGCATCTGGGCCTGCCGGACCGCGACGACGTCAAGACCGGCGTCATCACCTACAAGATCGCGGCCCATGCGGCGGACGTGGCCAAGGGGCACCCGGGCGCACAGGAGTGGGACGACGCACTCTCCGACGCCCGTTTCGAGTTCCGCTGGGAGGACCAGTTCAATCTGGCCCTCGACCCGGACACCGCCCGCGCCTTCCACGACGAGACGCTGCCGGCAGAACCGGCGAAGACGGCACACTTCTGCTCCATGTGCGGCCCGAAGTTCTGTTCGATGAAGATCAGCCGGAGCATCACCGAACAGTTCGCCCCCGACCTGGCCGGCCCGGTCAGCGACGAGGAGATCGAGGCCGGAATGCTGGAGAAGTCCAAGGAGTTCGCGGCGAGCGGGAACCGGGTGTATCTGCCGCTGGCCGACTGA
- a CDS encoding YibE/F family protein, whose amino-acid sequence MSSSEPQKHPHPHSHAHGHGPAAPVSRHLRKVIAAVLIPFAAAVVVGLAVLWPGGAPTHKPSGVGFDQPTERATVTKVEQVNCADVHAGQPPQQQTPPQGQPPAGGSAQGEDCQRATVKVTTGKDAGRTFQTVVTPDATRHYTSGQDVVVAYSPKAPKELQYSVIDVDRTVPMWVLAALFAFAVVIVGRLRGVLALVSLAASFVVLTLFILPAILQGANPLVVAVVGGSAIMLIALYLCHGLTARTSVAVLGTLASLLLIGLLGSVFIGWALLTGNIDDTTALVHGLYPDIEIRGLLLASIIIGSLGVLDDVTVTQAAAVWELKEADPSASWRKLYGAAMRIGRDHIASVVNTLVLAYAGAALPLLLLFTIAQSSVGTVASSEVVATEIVRTLVGSIGLVASVPLTTLLAALVVSADHKGQGAAAGPGSPEGARPAGGSGRRGSRGKRRKR is encoded by the coding sequence GTGAGCAGTTCCGAGCCCCAGAAGCATCCGCATCCGCACTCTCACGCGCACGGCCATGGGCCCGCCGCGCCGGTATCCCGGCATCTGCGCAAGGTCATCGCGGCGGTGCTGATTCCCTTCGCCGCCGCGGTGGTGGTCGGTCTGGCCGTGCTGTGGCCAGGCGGCGCGCCCACGCACAAGCCGTCGGGCGTCGGCTTCGACCAGCCCACCGAACGCGCCACCGTGACCAAGGTGGAGCAGGTCAACTGCGCCGATGTGCATGCCGGACAACCGCCACAACAGCAGACGCCGCCTCAGGGACAGCCGCCGGCCGGGGGATCGGCACAGGGCGAGGACTGCCAACGGGCGACGGTCAAAGTCACCACCGGCAAGGACGCCGGACGGACCTTCCAGACCGTGGTGACCCCCGACGCCACGCGGCACTACACGAGCGGGCAGGACGTGGTGGTCGCGTACTCCCCCAAGGCCCCGAAAGAGCTCCAGTACTCGGTCATCGATGTGGACCGGACCGTCCCGATGTGGGTGCTGGCCGCGCTCTTCGCCTTCGCGGTGGTGATCGTGGGGCGGCTGCGCGGGGTGCTCGCGCTGGTGTCGCTGGCGGCGAGCTTCGTGGTACTGACGCTGTTCATCCTCCCGGCGATCCTGCAGGGCGCCAATCCGCTGGTCGTGGCGGTGGTCGGAGGCAGCGCGATCATGCTGATCGCGCTCTATCTGTGCCACGGTCTGACGGCCCGGACCTCGGTGGCGGTGCTCGGCACACTCGCATCGCTGCTGCTGATCGGCCTGCTCGGCTCGGTGTTCATCGGCTGGGCGCTGCTGACCGGCAATATCGACGACACGACGGCGCTGGTGCACGGCCTGTATCCGGACATCGAGATCCGCGGCCTGCTGCTGGCGAGCATCATCATCGGTTCGCTCGGCGTGCTCGACGATGTGACGGTGACTCAGGCCGCCGCCGTGTGGGAGCTGAAGGAGGCGGATCCGTCGGCGAGTTGGCGCAAGTTGTACGGCGCGGCGATGCGCATCGGACGGGACCACATCGCTTCGGTGGTGAACACCCTCGTACTGGCCTACGCGGGCGCGGCGTTGCCCTTGCTGTTGCTCTTCACGATTGCACAGAGCAGCGTCGGCACGGTCGCCTCCAGCGAGGTGGTCGCGACGGAGATCGTGCGCACGCTGGTGGGCAGCATCGGGCTGGTCGCCTCGGTGCCGCTGACGACGCTGCTCGCGGCGCTGGTCGTCTCGGCGGACCATAAGGGGCAGGGCGCGGCCGCCGGGCCGGGGTCGCCCGAGGGCGCCCGGCCGGCCGGCGGGTCAGGGCGGCGCGGGTCTCGCGGCAAACGCCGTAAGCGGTGA
- a CDS encoding SsgA family sporulation/cell division regulator — MTDTVQAEVIMSFLVSEELAFRIPVQLDFDSADPYAVRLTFNLPGDTPVTWAFSRELLLDGLSRPSGEGDVRIAPSFPEHLSDVFISLQVGAERALFRVSAPPLVAFLDRTDRLVPLGEEEVCDTLEAVLDRILTEAPAG; from the coding sequence ATGACCGACACAGTTCAGGCAGAAGTGATCATGAGCTTCCTCGTCTCGGAGGAGCTCGCGTTCCGGATCCCGGTGCAGCTGGACTTCGACAGCGCCGATCCGTACGCCGTCCGCCTTACCTTCAATCTCCCCGGCGATACGCCCGTGACCTGGGCATTCAGCCGTGAATTGCTCCTCGACGGGCTGAGCCGGCCCTCGGGTGAGGGCGATGTGCGCATCGCGCCGTCCTTCCCCGAGCATCTCAGTGATGTCTTCATCAGTCTCCAAGTGGGCGCCGAGCGGGCCCTGTTCCGGGTCAGCGCGCCGCCCCTGGTCGCCTTCCTGGACCGTACGGACCGCCTCGTTCCGCTCGGCGAGGAAGAGGTCTGCGACACCCTGGAGGCCGTGCTGGACCGGATCCTGACGGAGGCGCCGGCCGGCTGA
- a CDS encoding IclR family transcriptional regulator has product MANGESVSHPTLIGSVQRALRLLEAVAAHTDGAPAKQLARETGLPLATTYHLLRTLTHEGYLRRENGVFVFGEAAELLGRAGARRRQRAHLDAVLALAGRELGAAVYFAVYREGEVDVLAVTDDPDRPPVEEWVDFRSSAHAHAIGQCLLAQLDEASRKEHLARYPVQSITPFSVRSEGDLLRRLDTVRRGHVAYEQQEYALGTVCSAFPVHVSSAAATLAVSLPLRGAVPIARRYGSTTHNGGGGVNDTRLLYQYLKTHSL; this is encoded by the coding sequence GTGGCGAACGGCGAATCCGTTTCTCATCCCACCCTGATCGGATCGGTGCAGCGCGCACTCCGTCTGCTGGAGGCGGTGGCGGCGCACACCGACGGCGCACCCGCCAAACAACTCGCAAGAGAGACCGGACTGCCGCTCGCCACGACCTACCACCTGCTGCGGACCTTGACGCACGAGGGCTATCTGCGCCGGGAGAACGGCGTCTTCGTCTTCGGAGAGGCCGCCGAGCTCCTCGGCCGGGCCGGCGCGCGAAGACGGCAGCGCGCTCACCTCGACGCGGTGCTGGCCCTGGCGGGACGGGAGTTGGGGGCTGCCGTCTACTTCGCCGTCTACCGTGAGGGTGAGGTTGATGTGCTCGCGGTGACGGACGATCCGGACCGGCCACCGGTTGAGGAGTGGGTGGACTTCCGTAGCTCCGCACATGCTCACGCGATCGGGCAGTGTCTGCTGGCGCAGCTGGACGAGGCGTCGCGCAAGGAGCATCTGGCGCGCTATCCCGTGCAGTCCATCACCCCGTTCTCCGTGCGGTCGGAGGGCGATCTGCTGCGCCGCCTGGATACGGTGCGTCGCGGTCACGTCGCGTATGAGCAACAGGAATATGCCTTGGGCACGGTGTGTTCCGCGTTTCCTGTCCACGTAAGCTCGGCGGCGGCGACGCTGGCGGTATCGCTTCCCCTCCGAGGAGCTGTACCGATTGCACGCCGTTACGGATCGACTACGCACAATGGCGGAGGCGGCGTTAACGACACTCGCCTTCTCTATCAGTATCTGAAAACTCACTCCTTGTGA
- a CDS encoding DUF5326 family protein, whose product MAGKGILAGLPWWVTWVVVPVILIVVFGGLIASAVGFLVGLLFKVLIAAALIAGVIYLVRRFTGSSSGSSKGEW is encoded by the coding sequence GTGGCTGGTAAGGGGATACTCGCAGGACTTCCGTGGTGGGTCACCTGGGTCGTGGTGCCCGTCATCCTGATCGTGGTCTTCGGCGGACTGATCGCCAGCGCGGTCGGCTTCCTGGTCGGCTTGCTGTTCAAGGTCCTCATCGCGGCAGCGCTGATCGCCGGGGTCATCTATCTCGTGCGCAGGTTCACCGGATCCTCGTCGGGCTCGTCGAAGGGCGAGTGGTAG
- a CDS encoding cupin domain-containing protein, whose protein sequence is MKAFRLDELEAERAANDGAYLQFLRERNMSVGLYALDAGSIDPQRPHGQDEVYFVVSGRASMTVGTETQPVARGSVVYVPAGVPHKFHHISEDLRVMVVFSPPEG, encoded by the coding sequence GTGAAAGCCTTCAGGCTGGACGAACTGGAAGCGGAACGGGCCGCGAACGACGGCGCGTATCTGCAGTTCCTCCGGGAGCGCAATATGTCGGTCGGCCTGTACGCGCTGGACGCCGGCAGTATCGATCCGCAGCGGCCGCACGGCCAGGACGAGGTGTACTTCGTGGTCAGCGGCCGGGCGTCGATGACGGTGGGGACGGAGACGCAGCCGGTGGCGCGCGGGAGCGTGGTCTATGTGCCCGCCGGAGTGCCCCACAAGTTCCACCACATCAGCGAGGACCTGCGGGTGATGGTGGTCTTCTCTCCCCCTGAGGGGTGA
- a CDS encoding phage holin family protein, with protein MKHFVVKTIANAAALAVAIWLLKDITLTGDSTGRQILTLVLVALIFGLVNSVVKPVVKLLSFPLFVLTLGLITLVVNALMLLLTSFLAGKLNLAFHVEGFWTAVLGGVIISVVSWAMNMLLPDKD; from the coding sequence ATGAAGCATTTTGTGGTCAAGACGATCGCCAATGCCGCGGCGCTTGCCGTGGCCATCTGGCTGCTGAAGGACATCACTCTCACCGGCGACAGCACCGGCCGCCAGATTCTGACCCTGGTGCTGGTCGCGCTGATCTTCGGGCTGGTCAACTCTGTCGTCAAGCCCGTGGTGAAGCTGCTGTCGTTTCCCCTGTTCGTGCTGACGCTCGGACTGATCACGCTGGTCGTCAACGCGCTGATGCTGCTGCTGACGTCCTTCCTCGCCGGCAAGCTCAACCTGGCCTTCCATGTCGAGGGCTTCTGGACGGCGGTGCTCGGCGGCGTGATCATCTCGGTCGTCTCCTGGGCGATGAACATGCTCCTGCCCGACAAGGACTGA
- a CDS encoding cystathionine gamma-lyase, with translation MTGDGTRVVRAGLPKPEPFKPTLPGPEFAAHFHLPGDAVGPYTYGRDGNPTWARLEQAIGELESPDERAYTVAFASGMAAITAVLFSQLRAGDAVVLPNDGYQLLPTVRTCLESYGITVRTAPTTHDAQLDVLDGARLLWIETPSNPGLDVCDIRRLADAAHRHGALVAVDNTLATPLGQRPLDLGADFSVASGTKALTGHGDILLGYVTTRDATLADAVRLWRKTAGAIPGPMESWLAHRSLATLDLRVRQQAAGALALAEALRDRPEVTGLRHPGLPSDPSHTLAVRQMRPGRFGCVVSFTLPDKAYAERFLAALSLVDDATSFGGVRSTAERRARWGGDAVPDGFIRFSVGVEEPEDLVADVLRALNTAARGA, from the coding sequence ATGACGGGCGACGGAACCCGCGTGGTACGAGCCGGGCTCCCAAAGCCCGAACCCTTCAAGCCCACCCTCCCCGGGCCCGAATTCGCGGCCCACTTCCACCTTCCCGGCGACGCCGTCGGCCCGTATACGTACGGTCGCGACGGCAACCCCACCTGGGCCCGTCTGGAACAGGCCATCGGCGAGCTCGAATCGCCGGACGAACGCGCATACACCGTCGCCTTCGCCTCCGGTATGGCGGCGATCACCGCCGTCCTCTTCTCCCAACTGCGCGCCGGGGACGCGGTGGTGCTCCCCAACGACGGCTATCAGCTGCTGCCGACCGTCCGCACCTGCCTGGAGAGCTACGGCATAACGGTCCGTACCGCACCGACCACACATGACGCCCAGCTCGATGTGCTGGACGGCGCCCGGCTGTTGTGGATCGAGACCCCCTCCAACCCTGGCCTGGACGTCTGCGACATCCGGCGGCTGGCCGACGCCGCACACCGCCACGGCGCTCTGGTAGCCGTCGACAACACCCTCGCCACTCCACTCGGCCAGCGGCCGCTGGACCTCGGCGCCGACTTCTCCGTGGCCAGCGGCACCAAAGCGCTCACCGGCCACGGAGACATTTTGCTGGGGTACGTCACCACCCGCGACGCCACCCTGGCCGATGCCGTACGGCTGTGGCGCAAGACGGCCGGCGCGATCCCCGGCCCCATGGAGAGCTGGCTGGCGCACCGCTCGCTCGCCACCCTGGACCTCCGCGTCCGCCAACAGGCGGCCGGTGCGCTGGCGCTGGCCGAGGCGCTGCGCGACCGCCCGGAGGTCACCGGTCTGCGCCACCCCGGCCTGCCGTCCGACCCGTCCCACACACTCGCCGTACGGCAGATGCGCCCCGGCCGCTTCGGCTGTGTGGTGTCCTTCACGCTGCCCGACAAGGCGTACGCGGAACGCTTCCTGGCCGCACTGTCCTTGGTGGACGACGCCACCAGCTTCGGCGGTGTACGGTCCACCGCCGAGCGGCGGGCCCGCTGGGGCGGCGACGCCGTTCCGGACGGCTTCATCCGCTTCTCGGTGGGTGTCGAGGAGCCGGAGGACCTGGTCGCGGATGTGCTGCGCGCGCTGAATACAGCAGCAAGAGGCGCCTGA
- a CDS encoding LysR family transcriptional regulator — protein MDLALLRTFVTVHRAGSFTRAAALLGLSQPAVTSQIRVLERQLGRPLFLRNARGVTPTTIGDELAHKVAPHLDALTEITEADLDQESTTRTLHLAGPPEFTAERALPALTPLIAQGLSIRTAFGPAEELLTGLAAGHHDLTVTTARPRGGLLTATPLCDEEHVLIAAPRWAARLGGPAIVQARGVRALDPVPLVEVHESLPLIARYWSAVFDAKPAASAAVIAADLRAVLACVVAGAGLAVLPRYLCAAALDSGEVVALLDPPVPPLRTYFLAARTGTLGLPHIARAHEWLLRTAVDW, from the coding sequence ATGGATCTGGCTCTGCTGCGTACCTTCGTCACGGTGCACCGGGCCGGCTCCTTCACTCGCGCCGCGGCGCTGCTCGGCCTCTCCCAACCCGCGGTGACCAGCCAGATCCGCGTCCTGGAACGCCAGTTGGGCCGCCCGCTCTTCCTGCGCAACGCACGCGGCGTCACCCCCACCACCATCGGCGACGAACTGGCCCACAAAGTGGCGCCCCACCTCGACGCGCTCACCGAGATCACCGAAGCCGACCTGGACCAGGAGTCCACCACCCGCACCCTCCATCTCGCCGGCCCACCGGAGTTCACCGCCGAGCGCGCACTTCCCGCACTGACCCCGCTCATCGCCCAGGGCCTGTCCATACGCACCGCCTTCGGCCCGGCGGAGGAACTGCTGACCGGTCTGGCCGCCGGCCACCACGATCTGACCGTCACCACCGCCCGGCCGCGCGGCGGCCTGCTCACCGCAACCCCGCTCTGCGACGAGGAACATGTGCTGATCGCCGCCCCGCGCTGGGCGGCCCGGCTGGGCGGGCCAGCGATCGTGCAGGCCCGGGGGGTGCGCGCGCTGGACCCCGTACCGCTCGTCGAGGTCCACGAAAGCCTGCCGCTGATCGCCCGCTACTGGTCCGCGGTGTTCGACGCCAAACCCGCGGCCTCCGCCGCCGTCATCGCCGCCGACCTCCGGGCGGTGCTGGCCTGCGTCGTGGCGGGCGCGGGGCTCGCCGTACTGCCCCGCTACCTGTGCGCCGCCGCGCTGGACAGCGGCGAGGTCGTGGCCCTGCTCGACCCGCCGGTGCCCCCGCTGCGCACCTACTTCCTGGCCGCACGGACCGGGACACTCGGCTTACCGCATATCGCGCGGGCGCATGAGTGGCTGCTGCGGACGGCCGTGGACTGGTGA
- a CDS encoding NUDIX domain-containing protein gives MTVRPVVKRTARAILLDGEDLLLIKRTKPGRAPYWITPGGGVEPEDATVVDALHRELDEELGAKIKDVVPVFVDTVEHFSDGGVDGVKVQHFFVCRLESMDPARRHGPEVEEPRGEYEIVRVPFTRVGIASVEVVPLSLRHYLDGNIEGVRAMHAPDLG, from the coding sequence ATGACCGTACGGCCAGTCGTGAAACGCACCGCCCGCGCGATTCTGCTCGACGGTGAGGATCTTCTCCTGATCAAGCGCACCAAGCCGGGCCGGGCTCCGTACTGGATCACTCCGGGCGGCGGCGTGGAGCCCGAGGACGCCACCGTCGTCGACGCCCTCCACCGTGAACTGGACGAAGAGCTGGGCGCCAAGATCAAGGACGTGGTGCCGGTCTTCGTCGACACCGTCGAGCACTTCAGCGACGGCGGCGTGGACGGGGTGAAGGTGCAGCACTTCTTCGTCTGCCGGTTGGAATCGATGGACCCCGCACGCCGGCACGGCCCCGAGGTCGAGGAGCCCCGCGGGGAGTACGAGATCGTGCGGGTGCCGTTCACCCGCGTCGGCATCGCGTCCGTCGAGGTCGTACCGCTCTCCCTGCGGCACTACCTGGACGGCAATATCGAGGGCGTACGGGCCATGCACGCCCCCGACCTGGGCTGA